A stretch of Leptolyngbya subtilissima AS-A7 DNA encodes these proteins:
- a CDS encoding ABC transporter permease has product MKYARETLAVAQRILVELWRRRRSLVFWAIFPVILLILNSLILQERLQITLAEAYTQAAPSTLVGAALFFSGLGGSVATVVSEREQKTLKRLFLSPLSGVSYFLGICLAYGVIGLAQAALVYAIALSQGATLDGNPFANLLIVVLSIAAYVGVGFVLGTQLARRTEDVNALIAAFGIPLMILGGTFLPTAFFPDSLAQLTRYNPIYHMIEALSGVVVEGSTLSEVGEHVEFLGLFAIAMVVAGWLAYRRMVQVERQL; this is encoded by the coding sequence ATGAAATACGCGCGAGAAACCCTGGCGGTTGCCCAGCGAATCTTAGTCGAGCTGTGGCGGCGACGGCGCAGTCTGGTTTTTTGGGCAATTTTCCCGGTTATTCTGCTAATTCTGAACAGTTTAATTTTGCAAGAGCGGTTGCAGATTACCTTGGCCGAGGCCTACACCCAGGCGGCTCCCTCGACCCTGGTGGGGGCGGCGCTGTTCTTTAGCGGGCTGGGGGGCAGCGTGGCTACGGTAGTCTCAGAGCGGGAGCAGAAGACGCTAAAGCGCCTGTTTTTGTCGCCCCTGAGCGGGGTGTCGTATTTTTTAGGCATTTGCCTAGCCTACGGGGTGATTGGGCTGGCTCAGGCGGCCTTGGTCTATGCGATCGCCCTCTCCCAGGGGGCCACCCTCGACGGCAACCCCTTCGCCAACCTGCTAATTGTGGTGCTTAGCATTGCCGCCTACGTGGGGGTGGGGTTTGTGTTGGGCACCCAGCTGGCCCGCCGCACCGAAGACGTCAACGCCCTAATTGCGGCTTTTGGCATTCCGCTGATGATTTTGGGGGGCACCTTTTTGCCCACGGCGTTTTTTCCGGATTCCCTGGCCCAGCTCACTCGGTACAACCCCATCTACCACATGATCGAAGCCCTCTCGGGGGTGGTAGTCGAGGGCAGTACTCTATCAGAGGTGGGTGAGCATGTGGAGTTTTTGGGGCTGTTTGCGATCGCCATGGTGGTCGCCGGCTGGCTGGCCTACCGTCGTATGGTGCAGGTTGAGCGTCAGCTCTAG
- a CDS encoding glutathione S-transferase family protein, whose translation MLELYQFEASSFAEKIRLILDYKQVPYHKVEVTPGVGQVEVFQMSGQRQVPVLKDGEQVIPDSTAIALHIEKAYLDRPLIPTEPKQKGLCLALESWADEAIVPKARIVMVGAFKQHPNFRTALLPSFTPAPLRSLVGALPGDLLNLVGTGVGFGPDDIKVATAGLRQDLEALVLMLQNSPYLLGDQPTLADFAVAAATMYLKFPTAQYVDLPEGIGGKGVPGIADVPEYKAFFDWRARLYAEFRTARTNVPPATGSASGPTPISID comes from the coding sequence ATGCTAGAGCTGTACCAGTTTGAAGCCTCCTCTTTCGCCGAAAAGATTCGGCTGATTCTCGACTACAAGCAGGTGCCCTACCACAAGGTCGAAGTAACCCCCGGCGTAGGCCAGGTCGAAGTGTTTCAAATGTCGGGCCAGCGCCAGGTGCCGGTGCTCAAAGACGGTGAGCAGGTGATTCCCGACTCCACTGCGATCGCCCTGCACATCGAAAAAGCCTATCTCGACCGGCCCCTGATCCCTACCGAGCCCAAGCAAAAGGGTCTGTGCCTAGCGCTAGAGAGCTGGGCCGACGAGGCGATCGTGCCCAAAGCTCGCATTGTTATGGTCGGTGCTTTTAAGCAGCATCCCAACTTTCGCACGGCGTTATTGCCCAGCTTTACCCCCGCGCCCTTGCGCAGCCTGGTAGGTGCTCTACCCGGCGACTTGCTCAACCTAGTTGGTACAGGCGTCGGCTTTGGCCCCGACGACATTAAAGTCGCCACCGCTGGCCTGCGTCAGGATCTCGAAGCCCTGGTGCTGATGCTGCAAAACAGCCCCTACCTGCTGGGCGATCAACCCACCTTGGCCGACTTCGCCGTGGCCGCTGCCACCATGTACCTCAAGTTTCCCACCGCTCAATATGTCGATCTGCCTGAGGGCATCGGCGGTAAGGGTGTCCCCGGTATTGCCGATGTGCCCGAATACAAAGCCTTCTTTGACTGGCGCGCTCGCCTGTATGCCGAGTTTCGCACCGCTCGCACCAATGTGCCCCCCGCCACCGGTTCGGCCAGCGGCCCCACCCCCATCAGCATCGACTAG
- a CDS encoding FAD-binding oxidoreductase — protein MANVADALGAVVGSDCILSPTALDLPEYLTPQAIVCPTTEAELAAVMACAHKHRWRVVPCGSGSKLSWGGLGAGVDLVVSTARLNQVIDHAVGDMTLTAQAGTKLADLAPRLATHNQFLAVDPAYPERATLGGIVATADTGSLRQRYGGLRDMLIGISFVRFDGQVAKAGGRVVKNVAGYDLMKLLTGSYGTLGVISQLTFRLYPGQDTSKTVVVTGAAGEMEALVNALRLSPLTPVALDILSPALASYLGYGEFALVARFQSIAPGVDEQVEALLAVVRPALSAQVLQGAEDEQIWAGVGAALFPQSEEQNEAIVAKVGLPPAKVVAWLDQLPSGSLARIHGGSGIGTVRLAAATADMVKELRKGCTTNQGYFTLLEAPLSLKKSVDVWGYSSNALSVMQAIKAQFDPHNGLSPGRFVGGL, from the coding sequence ATGGCTAACGTCGCTGATGCCTTAGGAGCCGTGGTCGGCAGCGACTGCATCCTCTCGCCCACCGCCCTCGATCTGCCGGAATACCTGACGCCGCAGGCTATTGTCTGCCCCACCACCGAAGCCGAACTGGCGGCGGTGATGGCCTGCGCCCACAAGCATCGCTGGCGGGTGGTGCCCTGCGGCAGTGGCAGCAAACTGTCCTGGGGCGGTCTAGGTGCTGGGGTGGATCTCGTCGTGAGTACGGCCCGCCTCAACCAGGTGATCGACCACGCGGTGGGGGACATGACCCTCACCGCCCAGGCAGGGACAAAACTAGCGGATCTGGCTCCCAGGCTAGCCACGCACAACCAGTTCCTCGCTGTGGACCCTGCCTATCCAGAGCGGGCGACTCTGGGGGGAATTGTGGCGACCGCCGACACCGGCAGCCTGCGCCAGCGCTACGGCGGCCTGCGGGATATGTTGATCGGTATTTCCTTTGTGCGCTTTGATGGGCAAGTAGCCAAGGCGGGCGGGCGCGTGGTCAAAAATGTCGCGGGCTATGACCTGATGAAGCTGCTCACCGGCTCCTACGGCACCCTGGGAGTGATTTCTCAGCTCACTTTTCGTCTCTATCCAGGCCAAGACACCTCTAAAACCGTAGTGGTTACTGGAGCGGCGGGGGAAATGGAAGCTTTGGTGAATGCTCTACGCCTATCGCCGTTGACCCCGGTAGCCCTCGATATCCTATCCCCTGCCCTAGCTAGCTATTTGGGCTATGGAGAATTTGCCTTGGTAGCTCGATTTCAATCTATTGCGCCGGGAGTAGACGAGCAGGTTGAGGCTCTCTTGGCTGTGGTGAGGCCAGCGCTATCTGCCCAGGTGTTGCAGGGCGCGGAGGATGAGCAAATTTGGGCAGGGGTCGGTGCTGCTCTCTTCCCTCAATCTGAGGAACAGAACGAGGCGATCGTGGCTAAAGTGGGTCTACCTCCAGCTAAGGTCGTGGCTTGGCTCGACCAACTGCCCTCGGGTAGCCTGGCGCGCATCCATGGCGGTAGCGGCATTGGCACAGTGCGCCTGGCAGCGGCTACGGCGGACATGGTGAAGGAATTGCGCAAGGGCTGCACCACTAACCAAGGCTATTTCACCCTGCTCGAAGCACCTCTTTCCCTGAAAAAATCAGTGGACGTGTGGGGTTACAGCAGCAACGCTTTGAGCGTCATGCAAGCGATCAAGGCGCAGTTTGACCCCCACAACGGTCTTAGCCCAGGGCGCTTTGTGGGCGGCCTTTGA
- a CDS encoding FAD-dependent oxidoreductase → MSQSLEGLFAQTLARRNVLKLFGVGGIAALLSYSRLSKPQPTVFQRDRLELPAQVSKPTTAVVIGGGLAGLAAAYELSQRGVAVTLLERSPQLGGKIASWPIQVGDDSFMMEHGFHGFFPQYYNLFSLVDELSIQQNFKSLDYYSLVYKNHYDPEVFRPSNSAFPWNIVDLAISSSNRLEWGINLTHLKHLQVFREITGFRNPQTYERLDQMSVTEWVGNDFPRGLYDLYFLPFAKSSLNSPDVLSAGELMQFFHFYFFGNPEGLAFNGTRQDMGRSLVDPMVEAIQANGGQVLTGVTVSQVGWQEGKISGVTYQKGSVAVNPVPFWVDRNPLLSSDQMEYFGAGDSVYSVAPGAKTALSLTCTHQGCSVQRQVTTTTEGYLCPCHGAAYASDGAVLAGPARENLTTFEVLQRESDRIQLIAANVDGIPNVAHDLTADYYVMAADIPGIKALFSLSDGEVEPTLVSQIDQLQVADPFAVGRFWLDRDFDWQHSWFTSLSGYRLTDSITLYHRIQDDYIAWGERTGGSVVELHAYCYKEKEFPTQADILDTFEAELYEIVPELKGATVLHRQLVNQKNFAGFPPGSFPNRPQTATAVDNLLFAGDWVRMPFPCGLMERAVSSGLLAANAILQREGVQRRPILSVNPEGVLKI, encoded by the coding sequence ATGAGTCAATCCTTAGAGGGGCTGTTTGCCCAAACCCTGGCCCGTCGCAACGTCCTCAAGCTGTTTGGCGTTGGGGGGATAGCAGCACTACTGAGCTATTCGCGCCTGAGCAAACCCCAGCCCACGGTGTTTCAGCGCGATCGCCTCGAACTGCCCGCCCAGGTCAGCAAGCCTACTACAGCGGTGGTGATTGGCGGTGGCCTAGCAGGGCTGGCGGCCGCCTACGAGCTCAGCCAGCGCGGCGTAGCGGTGACGCTGCTAGAGCGATCGCCCCAGCTGGGTGGCAAAATCGCCAGCTGGCCGATCCAGGTAGGCGACGACTCCTTCATGATGGAGCACGGCTTCCACGGCTTTTTCCCGCAGTACTACAACCTGTTTAGCCTGGTTGACGAGCTAAGCATTCAGCAGAATTTCAAGTCCCTCGACTACTATTCATTGGTTTACAAAAACCACTACGACCCCGAAGTCTTTCGCCCCAGCAATTCGGCGTTTCCGTGGAATATCGTCGATCTGGCGATCTCCTCCTCCAACCGGCTGGAGTGGGGCATCAACCTCACCCACCTCAAGCATCTCCAGGTGTTTCGCGAGATCACCGGCTTCCGTAATCCTCAAACCTACGAGCGCCTCGATCAAATGTCGGTAACCGAGTGGGTGGGCAACGACTTCCCGCGCGGACTCTACGACCTCTACTTTTTGCCCTTCGCCAAGTCAAGCCTCAACTCTCCCGATGTGTTGAGCGCCGGGGAACTGATGCAGTTCTTTCACTTCTACTTCTTTGGCAACCCTGAGGGGCTGGCCTTCAACGGTACCCGTCAAGACATGGGGCGATCGCTGGTCGACCCCATGGTTGAGGCTATCCAAGCCAACGGCGGCCAGGTGCTGACCGGTGTGACCGTCAGCCAGGTGGGCTGGCAAGAAGGCAAGATATCTGGGGTGACTTATCAAAAAGGCAGCGTTGCCGTTAACCCAGTGCCCTTCTGGGTCGATCGCAACCCCCTGCTGAGTTCAGACCAAATGGAATATTTCGGCGCCGGCGACAGCGTCTACTCCGTTGCCCCAGGGGCCAAGACCGCGCTATCGCTGACCTGCACCCACCAGGGCTGTAGCGTGCAGCGCCAGGTAACCACGACGACTGAGGGCTACCTTTGCCCCTGCCACGGGGCCGCCTACGCAAGCGACGGCGCAGTGTTGGCCGGCCCTGCGCGGGAAAATCTGACAACGTTTGAGGTCTTGCAGCGAGAGAGCGATCGCATCCAGCTAATCGCCGCCAACGTCGATGGCATCCCCAATGTCGCCCACGACCTCACCGCCGACTACTACGTCATGGCCGCCGACATTCCCGGCATCAAAGCGCTATTTTCGCTATCCGACGGCGAGGTAGAACCCACCCTAGTCTCCCAGATCGATCAGCTCCAGGTGGCTGATCCCTTTGCCGTGGGCCGCTTCTGGCTCGATCGCGACTTTGACTGGCAGCACAGCTGGTTTACCTCGCTCTCGGGTTACCGACTCACCGACAGCATTACCCTCTACCACCGCATTCAAGACGACTACATTGCCTGGGGTGAGCGCACTGGGGGCAGCGTCGTCGAGCTGCACGCCTACTGCTATAAGGAGAAAGAATTTCCCACCCAGGCCGATATTCTCGACACCTTTGAGGCCGAGCTATACGAGATTGTGCCTGAGCTAAAGGGCGCAACCGTGCTGCACCGCCAGTTGGTGAACCAAAAGAATTTTGCCGGGTTTCCCCCCGGTAGCTTTCCCAATCGCCCCCAAACCGCCACTGCCGTCGATAACCTGCTGTTTGCCGGCGACTGGGTGCGCATGCCCTTCCCCTGCGGCCTGATGGAGCGGGCGGTGAGCAGCGGGTTGCTGGCAGCCAACGCCATTTTGCAGCGTGAAGGGGTGCAGCGCCGCCCCATTCTTTCGGTCAATCCCGAAGGAGTGCTGAAGATTTAG
- the yfcF gene encoding glutathione transferase, protein MGNSDPKLFVDAQFTSPYALSAFVALQEKGLPHDLVCIDLATQENRQANYQQRSLTGRVPTLEHGEFALSESSAITEYLEESFPPPTYTAIYPQNPRDRARARQVQAWLRSDLLSIRDERPTTVIFHQPCDLPLSDGARVAVETLFQAAEALLKDHRLSLFGQWCIADTDLALMLNQLVANGDRVPAPLVEYVEHQWQRPSVQAWLAQSKAV, encoded by the coding sequence ATGGGCAATTCTGACCCCAAGCTATTTGTCGATGCTCAGTTCACCAGTCCCTACGCGCTATCTGCATTCGTAGCCCTACAAGAGAAGGGGCTCCCCCACGACCTAGTCTGCATTGACCTAGCCACCCAGGAAAATCGACAAGCCAATTACCAGCAGCGCTCCCTCACCGGTCGAGTGCCAACCCTTGAGCATGGCGAGTTTGCCCTGTCAGAGTCGTCCGCCATCACAGAATATTTAGAAGAGAGTTTCCCGCCGCCCACGTACACAGCCATTTACCCACAAAATCCTAGGGATAGGGCCAGAGCGCGACAGGTGCAGGCCTGGTTGCGCAGCGATCTGCTATCCATTCGCGACGAGCGACCGACAACGGTTATCTTCCACCAGCCCTGCGACCTGCCCCTGTCAGACGGAGCGCGAGTCGCGGTTGAGACGTTGTTTCAAGCGGCAGAAGCTTTACTTAAAGACCATCGCCTTTCGCTCTTTGGTCAGTGGTGCATTGCCGACACCGATTTGGCGCTCATGCTCAATCAGCTGGTTGCTAATGGCGATCGCGTGCCCGCACCGCTGGTAGAGTACGTGGAGCACCAGTGGCAACGACCGTCGGTACAAGCCTGGCTAGCGCAATCTAAAGCAGTTTGA
- a CDS encoding aromatic ring-hydroxylating oxygenase subunit alpha, translating to MDGLEREATITTLEQPEPGSSQNSSDSEVTSTPKRPLRQLGINLNHWYVVAQSKELGTQPLAVNLWHQPIVLYRDRTGTPIAVEDRCPHRQVKLSEGTVEGNNIACAYHGWQFAPDGSCAHVPYLEPQQKLPTCQLRQYPVQERDGFIWLFSGEAALADQVDPMGVPEWEHLNFIGSLTTIDVQAHYSFLIENLMDMYHGHLHGGAQVWANPVLVELAADETHVHAHYDAESYYRIDKIWSASQLVIPALRQLHPEPLDVYYYYPHWRSTLGDDFVIYCLFCPVSETHTRAYLLHFTSLERFPKLHKTPLAMRRFVKRAFTNSASFVLRRLVREDVLMLEQEQQAFEQHPTYRGPELNRALTAVQQLIGQQAEGSGGVGE from the coding sequence ATGGACGGATTAGAAAGAGAAGCAACGATCACAACCCTCGAACAGCCTGAGCCGGGCAGCAGCCAGAATTCCTCAGATTCAGAGGTGACATCGACCCCGAAACGCCCCCTGCGACAACTGGGAATTAACCTCAACCACTGGTACGTGGTGGCCCAGAGCAAGGAACTGGGCACTCAGCCCCTAGCGGTGAACCTGTGGCACCAGCCGATTGTGCTATATCGTGATCGCACTGGCACCCCCATCGCTGTCGAAGACCGCTGCCCCCACCGCCAAGTCAAACTCAGCGAGGGCACGGTTGAGGGCAACAACATTGCTTGCGCCTACCACGGCTGGCAGTTTGCCCCCGACGGCAGCTGCGCCCACGTGCCCTACCTAGAGCCCCAGCAAAAGCTGCCCACCTGCCAGCTGCGGCAGTACCCTGTGCAAGAGCGGGACGGCTTTATCTGGCTGTTTTCTGGTGAAGCGGCTCTGGCGGATCAGGTTGACCCGATGGGCGTGCCCGAGTGGGAGCATCTCAACTTCATCGGCTCGCTGACCACCATCGACGTGCAGGCCCATTACTCATTCTTAATTGAGAATTTAATGGACATGTACCACGGTCACCTGCACGGCGGTGCCCAGGTATGGGCCAACCCGGTGCTGGTCGAGCTAGCGGCTGACGAGACCCACGTCCATGCCCATTACGACGCCGAGAGCTACTACCGCATCGACAAAATTTGGTCAGCCAGCCAGCTCGTCATTCCGGCCCTGCGTCAGCTGCACCCCGAGCCGCTGGATGTCTATTACTATTACCCCCACTGGCGATCGACCCTGGGCGATGACTTCGTCATTTATTGCCTGTTTTGCCCGGTGAGCGAGACCCACACCCGCGCCTACCTGCTGCACTTTACTTCCCTAGAGCGATTTCCGAAGCTGCACAAAACCCCGCTAGCCATGCGGCGGTTTGTTAAACGGGCCTTTACCAACTCGGCGAGCTTTGTGCTGCGACGGCTGGTGCGCGAAGACGTGCTGATGCTGGAGCAAGAGCAGCAGGCCTTTGAGCAGCACCCCACCTATCGAGGCCCGGAACTGAACCGAGCCCTGACGGCGGTGCAGCAGTTGATTGGGCAGCAGGCGGAGGGAAGTGGGGGAGTGGGGGAGTAG
- a CDS encoding chromophore lyase CpcT/CpeT, whose protein sequence is MSEALLHQLATHMAGEFDNRQQSLADPTWFLHLRLWQRPLPIALFGEGYSFFIEQISVASGNPPYRQRILHLTTRDGQLWGQYYALPDPIAYSGAATQPDRLASLTRADLIALPTCGVAIEYQPASQTFSARLPGNSLCSFTANGITTYVRLKFDLGPESPAANSPMVLYLEDRGVDPDTDKPTWGPLMGPFQLVKQSAFALPA, encoded by the coding sequence ATGAGCGAGGCCCTGCTGCATCAGCTGGCCACCCACATGGCTGGAGAGTTTGACAATCGTCAGCAATCTCTGGCAGACCCAACCTGGTTTTTGCATCTGCGGCTGTGGCAACGGCCGCTACCCATTGCCCTATTTGGTGAAGGGTACAGCTTTTTTATTGAGCAAATCAGTGTGGCCTCGGGGAACCCGCCCTATCGCCAGCGCATTTTGCACCTTACCACCCGCGACGGTCAGCTCTGGGGCCAATATTATGCGCTGCCCGACCCGATCGCCTACAGTGGTGCAGCTACCCAACCCGATCGCCTCGCCTCCCTCACCCGCGCCGATCTAATTGCTCTGCCCACCTGTGGAGTGGCGATTGAGTATCAGCCGGCCAGCCAAACCTTTAGCGCTCGCTTGCCGGGGAATAGCCTGTGCAGCTTTACCGCCAACGGCATCACCACCTACGTGCGGCTCAAGTTTGATCTGGGCCCCGAGTCGCCCGCAGCCAACAGCCCCATGGTGCTGTACCTGGAGGATCGGGGCGTTGACCCCGATACTGACAAACCCACTTGGGGACCTCTGATGGGGCCATTTCAGCTGGTGAAGCAAAGCGCCTTTGCGCTGCCAGCGTAG
- a CDS encoding HAD family hydrolase yields the protein MAGPDILALDFDGVVCDGLREYFQTAWRAYSEVFEPGAGVPPEGLAERFYPLRPVVETGWEMPLVLYGLMSGVADGDILDRWAELVPQLLAQAGVEPATIGKAVDGVRDRWIQTDVEDWLSYQRFYPGVIDRLQQAIAAGVELVIVSTKEGRFIQQLLAKSGVVLPGNGPLGPEPIHRILGKEVKRPKYETLRQIKAVQPGANLWFVEDRVNALQAVQAQPDLGDVGLFLADWGYNTAADRAIPLRGHSMNATPASKIHLITLAQFFGPFEKWVSVDPSNVA from the coding sequence ATGGCTGGCCCCGATATTCTGGCGCTCGATTTTGATGGCGTGGTCTGCGACGGGCTGCGGGAGTATTTTCAAACGGCCTGGCGGGCCTACAGCGAGGTGTTTGAACCGGGCGCGGGGGTACCGCCGGAGGGGCTGGCGGAGCGCTTCTATCCGCTGCGACCTGTGGTCGAAACGGGGTGGGAAATGCCGCTGGTGCTCTACGGACTGATGTCTGGGGTGGCCGATGGCGATATTCTCGATCGCTGGGCTGAACTCGTGCCGCAGTTGCTGGCCCAGGCGGGGGTCGAGCCTGCCACCATTGGCAAAGCGGTGGATGGGGTGCGCGATCGCTGGATTCAAACCGATGTTGAGGACTGGCTGAGCTACCAGCGCTTCTACCCCGGCGTGATCGATCGCCTCCAGCAGGCGATAGCAGCAGGGGTAGAGTTAGTCATTGTTTCAACTAAGGAAGGCCGGTTTATTCAGCAGCTGCTGGCCAAGAGCGGCGTTGTGCTGCCCGGCAATGGCCCCCTAGGTCCCGAGCCAATCCATCGGATTCTGGGTAAAGAGGTCAAACGGCCCAAGTACGAGACGCTGCGGCAGATTAAAGCCGTTCAACCGGGAGCCAACCTCTGGTTTGTGGAAGACCGAGTGAACGCGCTACAAGCGGTGCAGGCCCAGCCCGATCTAGGCGATGTGGGGCTGTTTTTGGCCGACTGGGGTTACAACACAGCGGCGGATCGCGCGATTCCCCTTCGTGGACACTCTATGAACGCTACACCGGCAAGCAAGATTCACCTAATTACCCTGGCTCAGTTTTTCGGCCCATTCGAGAAGTGGGTATCGGTAGACCCCAGCAATGTAGCCTAG
- a CDS encoding SAM-dependent methyltransferase: MKLSEIVPWGRTLDEYKAMFSLSEADLTLKILGCGDGPASFNAEMTELTRSVISIDPVYQFSAEQIEQRVRATYQSIISQVKQNADRYVWKNFCDADDLGKARLNAMEKFLSDYELGKAEGRYLHQALPSLDFDDDRFDLCLCSHLLFLYAEHLTLDFHIASIHELLRVASEVRIFPLIQLNCEPCPYLDIALEEFSSKGYSVQIEAVAYEFQKGGNKMLRIVR, encoded by the coding sequence ATGAAACTCAGCGAGATTGTTCCCTGGGGCCGAACGCTAGATGAATATAAGGCAATGTTTAGTCTGTCAGAGGCAGATTTAACTCTGAAAATTCTCGGCTGTGGCGATGGTCCAGCCAGCTTTAATGCTGAGATGACAGAACTCACGCGATCCGTTATATCTATCGACCCGGTGTATCAGTTTTCGGCTGAGCAAATTGAGCAACGGGTGCGAGCCACTTACCAATCAATCATTTCTCAAGTCAAGCAAAATGCCGATCGCTACGTCTGGAAGAATTTTTGCGATGCTGATGATTTGGGCAAGGCTCGTCTCAACGCCATGGAGAAATTTTTATCAGATTATGAATTAGGAAAAGCTGAGGGCCGATATTTGCACCAGGCTTTGCCAAGCTTAGATTTTGACGACGATCGATTTGATTTATGCCTATGCTCTCATTTATTGTTTTTGTATGCAGAGCACCTGACACTTGACTTCCATATCGCATCAATTCATGAGCTGCTGCGGGTTGCGTCCGAAGTGCGGATTTTTCCTTTGATTCAACTCAACTGTGAACCCTGTCCATATTTAGATATTGCCTTAGAGGAATTCTCCAGCAAAGGTTACAGCGTCCAGATAGAGGCTGTTGCCTACGAGTTTCAGAAAGGCGGCAATAAAATGCTGAGAATCGTGCGATAA
- a CDS encoding calcium-binding protein: protein MSDLFVPPPKTVPAIEPVILEEPAAPTEVPGETAVPIVEVATTPIAPSPIAGLGEAIAGTALAIDAVPQAQVSADTTLATVDNFFFYGQTSNGTPALYEVDLSNGTRSPVTASPDLFPTTIDGLFAAEPLAPPVGTEQPATNQVFTLVQGSNGKNFLIGTTANDAVFGLNGDDLVLTGAGQNLAFGGLGNDTLVGGAGDDGLFGGAGNDTMEGGEGDDLLMGGPGNDVLDGGGGANVLVGGSGADIFRLNTLAATGATTPPDTLVDFNAAEGDLLDFSLIAAQSPFVGRDLLSLLEFVQVGADTHVQVSTPLGQTTTEAILLGVEADTITPANLTFTPPVGLPILK, encoded by the coding sequence ATGTCTGACCTCTTTGTCCCCCCGCCTAAAACCGTCCCTGCAATAGAGCCCGTCATTCTAGAAGAGCCCGCTGCCCCCACCGAGGTGCCCGGCGAGACGGCAGTTCCTATCGTAGAGGTCGCGACCACACCCATAGCGCCTTCCCCGATAGCAGGTCTAGGCGAAGCGATCGCTGGAACGGCCTTGGCAATCGACGCAGTGCCTCAGGCGCAGGTTTCTGCCGACACGACCTTGGCAACGGTAGACAATTTCTTTTTCTATGGTCAAACCAGCAACGGCACCCCCGCCCTCTACGAAGTTGACCTATCCAATGGCACCCGGTCTCCAGTTACTGCCTCACCAGACCTTTTCCCCACCACCATAGACGGACTCTTTGCCGCCGAGCCCCTAGCTCCCCCAGTTGGAACTGAGCAACCCGCCACCAACCAAGTTTTCACCCTAGTGCAGGGCAGCAACGGCAAAAACTTTCTTATTGGCACCACTGCCAATGACGCCGTCTTTGGCCTGAACGGCGACGACCTGGTTTTGACAGGAGCAGGCCAAAATCTGGCCTTTGGCGGTCTCGGCAACGATACGTTGGTGGGTGGGGCCGGTGACGATGGCCTGTTTGGTGGGGCGGGCAATGACACGATGGAGGGCGGCGAGGGGGATGACCTGCTGATGGGCGGCCCCGGCAACGATGTGCTTGACGGCGGGGGTGGCGCCAACGTGCTGGTAGGCGGTAGCGGTGCCGATATTTTTAGGCTCAACACGCTAGCTGCTACCGGCGCTACGACCCCGCCAGATACCTTGGTTGACTTTAACGCCGCCGAGGGAGACTTGCTTGACTTTAGCCTGATTGCAGCTCAGTCTCCGTTTGTCGGTAGAGATCTACTAAGCCTTTTGGAATTTGTGCAGGTGGGGGCCGATACCCATGTGCAGGTGAGCACGCCCTTGGGTCAGACCACCACCGAGGCCATTTTGCTGGGGGTTGAGGCCGACACCATCACCCCCGCTAACCTCACCTTCACCCCACCTGTCGGGTTGCCCATACTGAAGTAG
- a CDS encoding nuclear transport factor 2 family protein — protein MPEASVQTLRVAEVAFQAFAQGLASGEWSPFLDQLSDDFTFWFPAGSFKGLNHGKEKAKAFFELVSSLFPEGLTLNVIQVVSNSTTVIFEVRSSGLMAGHPYENQAAIAFDVRDDKICAYREYLGVVFQLNQ, from the coding sequence ATGCCGGAAGCCAGCGTTCAGACATTGCGCGTTGCTGAGGTGGCGTTTCAGGCCTTTGCCCAAGGGCTAGCCAGTGGTGAATGGTCACCATTCTTAGACCAGCTCAGCGATGATTTTACCTTTTGGTTTCCAGCGGGTTCCTTTAAAGGCTTAAACCACGGAAAAGAAAAGGCGAAAGCATTTTTTGAACTGGTGTCTAGCCTGTTTCCGGAAGGTCTCACCCTGAACGTTATTCAAGTAGTCTCTAATTCGACAACGGTTATCTTTGAGGTCCGTTCATCAGGTTTAATGGCAGGGCATCCCTACGAAAATCAGGCTGCGATCGCCTTTGATGTTAGGGACGATAAAATTTGCGCTTACCGAGAGTATTTGGGCGTTGTGTTTCAGCTTAACCAATAG